The following proteins are co-located in the Pseudomonas cannabina genome:
- a CDS encoding DotA/TraY family protein, protein MNLIKRFWWMGLLLVFSVPALADNVDYQTIAAASQKPNDLSRQAMVMIMGQVAVDPFAPSQPTLIGSLFAIINGVLAVMALFWFLTITLKTIVKAGHQGQFFAGGRSALYPIMTFAGFIMILPTQSGWSLAQLVMVWACSTMGVGSANLLTDKAVDMMDSGYSMVTQPTAPSTRSAARGIFEMNLCKYAINRELESLYADGEANTPLITTKGGNGQYDTGNGSAVCGSAKTPNTGRTGTWNLLFDSDVDTSGVITAQHQALDTMQSTLDQAAQAFVDTYLSKRDQDTGSFQDAETQIQNAAAAYENTVNLALNKIDFKDTLQSQLSSQIKSSGWVALGSWYHTFATANNKTNDVASSTPVVTGMSNLGEHGTGDLYNQVFAAYKSQVQNSTYTAPLGTQTAKDDGAAATANDPNAVFVGIFKSPMQKLTSLFATGKIGTDASFSNQVNPLIKMQTIGDYTLGTVETLMVAYAGTWAAASSASNSPLGWGAKIFSVDVGAVVKDVLGALAPMFYFVMFALLAIGFSLAVFLPAVPFLFWMVGIFNWVVSVLVGCAAGSMWAATHLGAEEDKGSRSTYGYIFLIDMMLRPSLMVLGFFFASVAVIGGGTILNLLFASALANANADSIVGLFKMIGWLMIYARIATFGVTRLFGLQASLADYVISFLGGREGANLMGGMVDNMKGMFGAAGSGAQRTPGVKMQPRKPGAGGNGDGIQ, encoded by the coding sequence ATGAACCTCATTAAACGCTTCTGGTGGATGGGTCTTCTGCTGGTCTTCTCCGTGCCGGCACTGGCCGATAACGTGGATTATCAGACGATCGCGGCAGCCTCCCAAAAGCCCAATGACCTCTCGCGCCAGGCGATGGTAATGATCATGGGCCAAGTAGCAGTCGATCCATTTGCACCATCACAGCCAACCTTGATTGGCTCACTGTTCGCCATTATCAATGGCGTTCTGGCCGTGATGGCCCTGTTCTGGTTTCTGACCATCACCCTGAAAACCATTGTGAAGGCTGGGCATCAGGGACAGTTTTTCGCAGGCGGTCGATCTGCGCTGTACCCGATCATGACGTTTGCCGGTTTCATCATGATCTTGCCCACCCAATCAGGTTGGTCACTGGCCCAGCTCGTCATGGTATGGGCCTGCTCCACCATGGGGGTTGGCAGTGCCAATCTGCTGACTGATAAAGCCGTGGACATGATGGACAGCGGCTACTCGATGGTGACGCAGCCCACGGCTCCTTCAACCCGAAGCGCGGCGCGGGGCATCTTTGAGATGAACCTGTGCAAGTACGCGATCAACCGTGAGCTGGAGTCGCTGTATGCGGATGGCGAAGCCAATACCCCGTTGATCACCACCAAGGGGGGCAACGGCCAATACGACACCGGCAACGGCAGCGCGGTGTGTGGTTCTGCCAAAACACCCAATACGGGCCGCACCGGAACCTGGAACCTGCTGTTTGACAGTGACGTGGACACGAGTGGGGTGATCACGGCGCAGCACCAAGCGCTAGACACCATGCAAAGCACCCTGGATCAAGCGGCACAGGCGTTCGTAGACACCTACCTGAGCAAGCGCGACCAGGATACGGGGAGTTTTCAGGACGCCGAAACGCAGATCCAGAACGCAGCCGCCGCCTATGAAAACACGGTGAACCTGGCCCTCAACAAGATAGATTTCAAGGACACACTGCAAAGCCAGTTGTCGAGCCAGATCAAAAGCAGTGGTTGGGTGGCCCTGGGCAGTTGGTATCACACCTTCGCCACAGCTAATAACAAGACCAACGACGTGGCCAGCTCGACCCCGGTTGTCACGGGGATGAGCAACCTGGGCGAGCACGGTACCGGCGATTTGTATAACCAGGTGTTTGCGGCCTACAAATCGCAGGTGCAAAACAGTACCTACACCGCGCCGCTGGGAACGCAGACGGCCAAGGATGACGGGGCGGCAGCGACGGCGAATGACCCGAATGCAGTGTTTGTTGGCATTTTTAAGTCGCCTATGCAGAAGTTAACCTCGTTATTTGCAACTGGGAAAATTGGTACTGATGCCAGCTTTTCCAACCAGGTGAACCCGCTTATCAAAATGCAAACCATTGGTGACTACACGCTGGGAACTGTTGAAACCCTGATGGTGGCCTATGCCGGGACGTGGGCAGCTGCCTCATCGGCCAGTAATTCGCCGTTGGGCTGGGGTGCCAAGATATTTTCGGTGGATGTCGGGGCGGTGGTGAAAGATGTGCTGGGCGCGCTGGCCCCGATGTTCTATTTCGTCATGTTCGCCCTGCTGGCCATCGGTTTTTCGCTGGCCGTATTTCTGCCTGCTGTGCCCTTTCTGTTCTGGATGGTGGGCATATTCAACTGGGTCGTCAGTGTGCTGGTGGGCTGTGCGGCGGGCTCAATGTGGGCTGCCACGCACCTGGGGGCCGAAGAGGACAAGGGGAGTCGCAGTACCTACGGTTATATCTTCCTGATCGACATGATGCTGCGGCCGTCGTTGATGGTACTGGGGTTCTTTTTTGCGTCGGTGGCGGTAATCGGTGGGGGAACGATCCTGAATCTGTTATTCGCCTCGGCGCTGGCCAATGCCAACGCGGACTCGATCGTGGGATTGTTCAAGATGATCGGATGGCTGATGATCTATGCCCGCATTGCGACCTTTGGTGTGACTCGACTCTTTGGCCTGCAGGCGTCCTTGGCGGACTACGTGATCTCGTTCCTGGGCGGTCGAGAAGGCGCCAACCTGATGGGCGGCATGGTCGATAACATGAAAGGCATGTTTGGTGCTGCTGGCTCTGGGGCACAACGTACCCCTGGCGTTAAAATGCAACCTAGGAAGCCTGGCGCAGGGGGCAATGGGGATGGAATCCAGTAG
- the traX gene encoding conjugal transfer protein TraX yields MKTEPDTTEHVDEQSPRDDKHSGTPLRRAGHVGLSILNPFSDLAVIYRRGIKPTAQKLKLLKTLLTPASATTEADAVGVSWSVAVARSGRTIEQLLTSYNRIRAAWWCLMMFSASLSVLLLAMLLLANFSLPLSTFLRATVTLLALGAIASLGFVKTLIATYRLWQLQNRRVSVAERGTFNDFLIENRWCRLVLTRGHLK; encoded by the coding sequence ATGAAAACTGAACCTGACACAACAGAGCACGTGGACGAACAATCGCCGCGGGACGATAAGCATTCGGGCACACCGTTACGGCGCGCCGGCCATGTGGGGCTGTCGATCCTCAACCCGTTCTCTGACCTGGCGGTGATCTATCGCCGGGGCATAAAGCCGACGGCGCAAAAGCTGAAGCTACTGAAGACGTTGCTGACCCCGGCGTCAGCAACGACTGAGGCAGATGCAGTCGGTGTCAGTTGGAGTGTGGCTGTCGCTCGTTCGGGAAGGACCATCGAACAGCTGCTGACCTCCTACAACCGCATCAGGGCGGCATGGTGGTGTTTGATGATGTTCAGCGCCAGCCTGAGTGTTCTTCTGCTGGCCATGCTGCTGCTGGCCAACTTCAGCCTGCCATTGAGCACCTTTCTTCGGGCGACGGTAACGCTCCTGGCTCTGGGGGCAATCGCCAGCTTGGGCTTCGTCAAAACGCTGATCGCGACTTACCGACTGTGGCAACTGCAGAACAGGCGCGTCAGCGTAGCGGAACGAGGCACCTTTAACGATTTTCTCATCGAAAACCGATGGTGCCGGCTGGTGCTTACTCGCGGCCACCTCAAGTAA
- the traW gene encoding conjugal transfer protein TraW — translation MKKRYALTAIAVGVLQTQQVLAYVQPVAVTGSVPIETQVMPAMGGLQATLAEILTTETQIGTAIVQASDKQVAVISEAARAQREADIFGRQTERLERAREQYSVADSICSESASGVAATVGKVSRAQTAVLASGAGVGSAVVQKTIASEPVASRQGGYRSAAMHAQYCTQSESAQYGGTDLCPQVSSLPGGDIEMRSLIDGAGAVGKAPDLTFNQDQVDAGMAYMKNSARHDGGRAPGKGDIQSATGREYQGLMTQYKAIQSAATQPQLDIIAASQANPATQEALQEALQNPSAAEYFASTGSQQAQRTGVMSEREFEAFEVGRRYANTAYETDLQALSGDNLMRELVRVQSLGNWLQLGLKNDQRQANIIAGQQLALAADAKYVPQLQELGSKMSSGVTAHEN, via the coding sequence GTGAAAAAGCGCTATGCATTAACGGCGATAGCCGTGGGGGTACTGCAAACCCAACAGGTCCTGGCGTACGTCCAGCCGGTGGCCGTCACGGGCAGTGTTCCTATTGAAACGCAGGTGATGCCGGCCATGGGCGGCCTTCAAGCTACCCTGGCGGAAATCCTGACCACTGAGACACAAATCGGCACGGCCATCGTGCAGGCCAGTGACAAGCAAGTCGCGGTTATTTCTGAGGCCGCACGTGCCCAGCGCGAGGCCGATATTTTTGGCCGTCAGACCGAGCGCCTGGAGCGTGCCCGAGAACAGTACTCGGTCGCTGACAGCATCTGCAGCGAGTCGGCCTCTGGGGTCGCGGCCACGGTGGGGAAGGTGAGCCGTGCGCAAACGGCGGTTCTGGCCAGCGGGGCAGGCGTCGGCAGTGCTGTGGTGCAGAAGACCATCGCTTCCGAGCCCGTGGCCTCGCGTCAGGGTGGCTATCGCAGTGCCGCCATGCACGCGCAGTACTGCACACAAAGCGAATCGGCCCAGTACGGCGGTACTGATCTGTGCCCGCAGGTCTCCAGCTTGCCTGGGGGCGACATCGAAATGCGCTCGTTGATCGACGGGGCGGGAGCCGTGGGCAAGGCCCCTGACCTGACGTTCAATCAGGATCAGGTCGATGCGGGCATGGCGTACATGAAGAACTCGGCACGCCATGACGGGGGACGGGCACCGGGCAAGGGCGATATCCAGTCGGCCACGGGACGTGAGTATCAGGGGCTGATGACCCAGTACAAGGCGATTCAGAGCGCCGCGACTCAACCGCAGCTGGACATTATCGCCGCCAGTCAGGCCAATCCGGCCACACAGGAGGCATTGCAAGAGGCGCTACAGAATCCGTCAGCGGCGGAGTACTTCGCTTCAACGGGCAGCCAGCAAGCACAACGCACCGGGGTGATGAGCGAGCGCGAGTTCGAAGCTTTCGAGGTGGGCAGGCGCTATGCCAATACCGCCTATGAAACCGACCTTCAGGCCCTGAGCGGAGACAACCTGATGCGTGAATTGGTGCGCGTGCAGAGCCTGGGCAACTGGCTGCAGTTGGGACTCAAGAACGACCAACGCCAGGCCAACATCATTGCCGGCCAGCAACTGGCCCTGGCGGCAGACGCCAAATACGTTCCGCAGCTTCAGGAGCTGGGGTCAAAAATGAGTTCGGGAGTCACCGCACATGAAAACTGA
- a CDS encoding conjugal transfer protein, whose product MPSLIRWVEDLITETSRFAVSRDLPDYCDLNTVLRLTDDDRTRHPALNAPYVLVNDDGDYCSVYAVAGSFCDTDEAAPLEAPYSWAGRLERMMHALTAHYRRHGHKISLVFDDDPDRGREDVERLLAPQYASVKRTGIDLTPILDENVEKLAPWVSRERCYLVCYTGRKALSAHELIDENRRIKQLIGQSPDARFGQNPVLAEMAGLKIRHDAFMSAVEAAFKDDGQGVLLELLDAHAVGQALRFQVDRLGTSEHWYPLLPDDPITPHGVRNGDDHTPFLAPQLKFQLMNQDMETNGNKLCVNGMWHGTLSVVLGPQTPQTFAKLKALVPRGVPWRVRMDLMPGGMKSLGMKKGTLDFIAFVPPLRPIWNSIETLTKVEQQEPVCVMTIMASTWGDSKAAVTRHLTLLTQAFQAWGVCEVTQTFGNPVRAWASTLVASSKGSGPNLLYPPLSEALNLLPLTRPASAWEEDGNALFATLDGKLYPVGLATPKQNKLTSVVTGSSGQGKSVLLNKLGNVTVSSAQQRLPFMAGVDKGFSMQGQVALLRDSLPPDRKDEVVGIVLQNSPKHCRNLFDIQLGARFPIAPERNWIISMLTAMCIDPSTGNPPNERDTRQILDRVISMAYTANAEKSPRAWARGVVPGVDTALDKSGLIERYPAQWWDSSTWYEVRDLLFEAGFVKEAQLAQFEAVPELADMTTFLNHEDVQSAYGRVQRDGSQELLLEYLHRCMTDACREFKMLAGRTQFLISPRTRVIAIDLNNVMGDNTTNAGHLKTGIMFLFAGQVAGGDFVLPQYRDELLEAVPTLYHPMHLDRLEQLDQEVKTKVYDELHNAKQVPFIFPMLETQDREQRKFGIRTVLSSQYVSDFPDAILNSANSLYMMEVDPKDEKLLTDTIKVPKVTLQRFQRLGSGPAADGSGVPFLGVFRIKGGGTLARILKNAMGPLELWALGSSPTDSALRRLLYEAVGGSTARAILAEAFPQGTAEKLIALRQKQAGEADSNNVIRTLANELIKRRGYNL is encoded by the coding sequence ATGCCGAGCTTGATCCGTTGGGTTGAAGACCTGATCACAGAAACCTCCCGGTTTGCCGTATCACGCGATCTGCCCGACTATTGCGACTTGAACACGGTACTGCGTCTGACGGACGACGATCGCACTCGCCACCCAGCCCTCAATGCCCCGTATGTACTGGTCAACGACGATGGCGATTACTGCTCGGTGTATGCCGTTGCCGGCAGTTTTTGTGACACCGACGAAGCGGCACCCCTGGAGGCCCCTTATTCCTGGGCCGGCCGCTTGGAGCGCATGATGCATGCGCTGACAGCCCACTATCGCCGACATGGACACAAAATCAGCCTGGTGTTCGATGATGACCCTGATCGAGGCCGCGAGGACGTCGAACGCCTGCTGGCCCCTCAGTACGCTTCTGTCAAACGGACCGGCATCGACTTGACGCCGATCCTGGACGAAAACGTTGAAAAGCTGGCCCCTTGGGTCTCTCGCGAACGCTGCTACCTGGTGTGTTACACCGGACGCAAGGCGCTCTCTGCGCATGAACTGATCGACGAAAATCGCCGTATCAAGCAATTGATCGGGCAAAGCCCGGATGCACGGTTTGGACAAAATCCGGTCCTGGCTGAAATGGCCGGCCTGAAAATTCGCCACGACGCCTTCATGAGCGCTGTGGAAGCTGCCTTTAAAGATGACGGCCAGGGTGTGCTGCTGGAACTGCTCGATGCCCATGCAGTGGGCCAGGCGCTGCGCTTTCAAGTGGACCGGCTCGGTACCAGTGAGCATTGGTACCCGCTGCTCCCTGATGATCCGATCACCCCGCATGGTGTCCGTAACGGCGACGATCACACACCGTTTCTGGCCCCGCAGCTGAAGTTTCAGCTGATGAACCAGGACATGGAAACCAACGGCAACAAGCTCTGCGTCAATGGGATGTGGCATGGCACCTTGTCTGTCGTTCTGGGACCGCAGACGCCGCAGACCTTTGCCAAGCTCAAAGCGTTGGTCCCTCGCGGCGTGCCTTGGCGCGTGCGTATGGACCTGATGCCTGGGGGCATGAAGTCGCTAGGCATGAAAAAAGGCACGTTGGATTTCATTGCGTTTGTGCCGCCACTTCGGCCCATCTGGAACTCCATCGAAACGCTGACAAAGGTTGAGCAACAAGAGCCGGTATGCGTCATGACGATCATGGCCTCCACCTGGGGTGACAGCAAGGCCGCAGTGACGCGCCATCTGACGCTGCTGACCCAGGCCTTTCAGGCCTGGGGGGTGTGCGAGGTGACGCAAACCTTCGGCAACCCGGTACGTGCATGGGCCTCGACGCTAGTGGCTTCCAGCAAAGGCAGTGGCCCGAACCTTTTGTATCCGCCGCTTTCAGAGGCGCTGAACCTGTTGCCGCTGACCCGCCCGGCCTCGGCTTGGGAGGAGGACGGCAACGCCTTGTTTGCTACGCTCGATGGCAAGCTCTATCCGGTCGGTCTGGCCACCCCCAAGCAGAACAAGCTCACCAGTGTGGTCACCGGCTCTTCCGGCCAGGGCAAGTCGGTGCTGCTGAACAAGCTGGGCAATGTCACGGTGTCCAGCGCCCAGCAGCGATTACCGTTCATGGCGGGGGTGGACAAAGGTTTCTCGATGCAAGGTCAAGTCGCCTTGCTGCGCGACAGTCTGCCGCCGGATCGTAAGGACGAGGTCGTGGGCATTGTGCTGCAGAACAGCCCCAAGCATTGCCGGAACCTGTTCGATATCCAACTGGGCGCGCGGTTTCCGATCGCCCCCGAGCGTAACTGGATCATCAGCATGCTCACGGCCATGTGCATTGATCCCTCTACCGGCAACCCGCCAAACGAACGCGATACCCGGCAGATACTGGACCGCGTCATCAGCATGGCCTATACCGCCAATGCCGAAAAAAGCCCCAGAGCCTGGGCGCGCGGGGTCGTCCCCGGAGTGGACACTGCCTTGGATAAAAGCGGGTTGATCGAGCGCTATCCGGCCCAGTGGTGGGATAGCAGTACCTGGTATGAGGTGCGCGATCTGTTGTTTGAAGCAGGCTTTGTTAAGGAAGCGCAGCTGGCCCAGTTCGAAGCGGTGCCGGAACTGGCCGACATGACCACCTTCCTGAACCATGAAGACGTACAGAGCGCCTATGGTCGGGTGCAACGCGATGGCAGTCAGGAGCTGTTGCTGGAGTACTTGCACCGCTGCATGACTGACGCCTGTAGAGAATTCAAGATGCTGGCCGGGCGTACGCAGTTCTTGATCAGTCCACGCACGCGAGTGATCGCGATCGATCTGAACAATGTCATGGGTGATAACACCACCAATGCTGGCCACCTGAAAACCGGAATCATGTTCCTGTTTGCGGGCCAGGTGGCGGGGGGCGATTTTGTGTTGCCGCAATACCGGGATGAGCTGTTGGAGGCGGTGCCCACGCTTTACCACCCCATGCATCTCGACCGCCTGGAGCAGCTGGATCAGGAGGTCAAAACCAAGGTCTACGACGAGCTGCACAATGCCAAACAGGTGCCCTTCATCTTTCCCATGCTGGAAACCCAGGACCGTGAGCAACGCAAATTCGGCATACGCACGGTGTTGTCCTCGCAGTACGTGAGCGACTTTCCCGACGCCATTCTGAATTCGGCCAACTCGCTGTACATGATGGAGGTGGACCCCAAGGACGAGAAGCTTCTGACCGACACCATCAAAGTGCCCAAGGTCACTCTGCAGCGCTTTCAGCGTTTGGGTTCAGGTCCAGCAGCGGATGGCAGCGGCGTACCGTTTTTGGGCGTGTTCCGAATCAAGGGTGGCGGCACCCTGGCGCGCATTCTGAAAAACGCCATGGGGCCCCTGGAGCTATGGGCGTTGGGCTCTTCACCGACCGACAGCGCCCTGCGCAGGTTGTTGTATGAAGCGGTCGGCGGTTCCACGGCTCGCGCCATCCTGGCCGAAGCCTTTCCCCAGGGCACGGCAGAAAAACTCATCGCGCTGCGCCAGAAGCAAGCGGGTGAGGCGGATTCCAACAACGTGATTCGCACGCTGGCCAACGAGTTGATCAAACGGCGCGGTTACAACCTCTAG